One Malania oleifera isolate guangnan ecotype guangnan chromosome 10, ASM2987363v1, whole genome shotgun sequence genomic region harbors:
- the LOC131165772 gene encoding protein CURVATURE THYLAKOID 1B, chloroplastic isoform X1: MASATSLPASSSSTLVDGGKAPSRQPPAAAPPQCVTLSTLAPLPLQSQSRTGWKTTAYGRKIARNVVALATGEAPAEVAGPPELQDILKTVQEAWDKVDDKYAVTSLVVAALVAVWASSGMISAIDRLPLVPGVLELVGIGYSGWFAYRNLIFKPDREALVKKIKGTYCDIIGSS; encoded by the exons ATGGCCTCAGCCACCTCTCTCCCGGCCTCATCCtcctcaaccctcgtcgacggTGGCAAGGCTCCCTCTCGACAGCCACCGGCCGCCGCACCACCGCAATGTGTGACCCTCTCCACCCTTGCTCCGCTGCCGCTGCAGTCCCAGAGCCGCACTGGCTGGAAGACCACCGCATACG GTCGTAAGATAGCACGCAATGTTGTTGCTTTGGCTACCGGCGAGGCTCCGGCAGAAGTTGCAGGGCCGCCGGAACTCCAGGACATTCTCAAGACAGTTCAAGAAGCT TGGGATAAAGTCGACGATAAATATGCAGTGACATCCCTGGTAGTGGCAGCCTTAGTTGCTGTTTGGGCGTCCTCTGGGATGATTTCC GCAATTGATAGGCTTCCTCTGGTTCCTGGTGTTCTTGAGCTTGTCGGAATCGGCTACTCTGGA TGGTTTGCATATCGGAATCTGATTTTTAAACCAGACAG GGAAGCCTTGGTTAAAAAGATCAAAGGCACATACTGCGACATAATCGGAAGCAGCTAG
- the LOC131165772 gene encoding protein CURVATURE THYLAKOID 1B, chloroplastic isoform X2, translated as MASATSLPASSSSTLVDGGKAPSRQPPAAAPPQCVTLSTLAPLPLQSQSRTGWKTTAYGRKIARNVVALATGEAPAEVAGPPELQDILKTVQEAWDKVDDKYAVTSLVVAALVAVWASSGMISAIDRLPLVPGVLELVGIGYSGGSLG; from the exons ATGGCCTCAGCCACCTCTCTCCCGGCCTCATCCtcctcaaccctcgtcgacggTGGCAAGGCTCCCTCTCGACAGCCACCGGCCGCCGCACCACCGCAATGTGTGACCCTCTCCACCCTTGCTCCGCTGCCGCTGCAGTCCCAGAGCCGCACTGGCTGGAAGACCACCGCATACG GTCGTAAGATAGCACGCAATGTTGTTGCTTTGGCTACCGGCGAGGCTCCGGCAGAAGTTGCAGGGCCGCCGGAACTCCAGGACATTCTCAAGACAGTTCAAGAAGCT TGGGATAAAGTCGACGATAAATATGCAGTGACATCCCTGGTAGTGGCAGCCTTAGTTGCTGTTTGGGCGTCCTCTGGGATGATTTCC GCAATTGATAGGCTTCCTCTGGTTCCTGGTGTTCTTGAGCTTGTCGGAATCGGCTACTCTGGA GGAAGCCTTGGTTAA